The window AGGAACGGCTGGATCAGCGGTGCTTCCTGCTGCTGGCGAAGCGTCTCGGTGATCTGATCCGTCGCGCTCGCAAGCGTTGCCTTCGTTCCGGGAGTGCGCGACTCGACTTGGATGATGTGGTAGCCGAACGGCGATTTCACCGGCGCGCTGATCGCGCCGACCGGCGCCGAGAAGGCGACCTTGTCGAACGCCGGCGTCATCTGTCCGCGCCGGAACGAGCCGAGCTCGCCGCCCTTATCCTTGCTGCCCGGATCCGCCGAGTATTTCTTCGCCAGCGTTGCGAAGCTCTGACCCGACTTCAAGTCGGCTTCGACCATCGTCGCCATCGCCATGTTGGGTAAGAGGATGTGACGCGCGGTCACCTGTTCGGGCTTATCGAACGAGGCGTGGTTCTTGTCGAAGTACTGCTTGACTTGCGCCGGCGTCACGGTGACGTCTTTCGCGAGCGCCTTGTCGAGGATGAGCTGCTCGCGCAGTGCGGAGCGTACGTCGGCTTCCGTGAGACCGCGCGCCTTGAGCATCTCGTCCCACGAACCCGTCGGGAAGTTTGCCTTGATCTGATCCTCACGCGCAGCGATCTCGGCGTCGCTGACCGTAATGTTGTTGCTCTTGGCGTACTGATCGATCAGCGTCTCTTGCACGAGTTGCTGCAGAACGGTCCGGCCCATCGGGCTCGCTTCGAGGCGATCATCGAAGGTTGACCGGCTGATCGCTTGGCCGTTCACCGTAGCGACGGCGCCCCCGCCCGAGCACGCCGCGAGCGACGCGGCGAGAAGGGCGGCGAGGCCCACGGTGATGCGTTGGGCTTTCGACATCTTTGCTCCGTTAGGAAAGGTTGGTTAGGCGTAGTAAGCGGGGCCGATGGCCCCGCGTTACGGCGCCGAGGTTCGAGCGCAATAGGTGACCTCCTCTCTCGGCGTCGGCGTCAGATGGCTTCGAGCAGCGCTCGCAAGAGGGGCATCCACCCCCCTGAGGCGGGGAGATCGACGAGAATGCGCCCCTCGCTGAAACGGAAGCGGTTCTTCGTGAGGGCCGCGAATTTCGGGACCGCGGCGGGGTCGAGTTCGAATCCCGAACCGACGCCGAGCGTGAGGCGGCGCTCGTCGACGACGACGCGCGTCACGCGCTTGCGCAGGGCGATCGCGCGCAGCTTGGTCAGCTCGACGAGGTTTGCCAACGGCTCGGGGAAGACGCCGAAGCGATCGCGCACGCCGGCGGCGACCTCTTCGACCTCCTCTTCCGTGCGGGCCCTTGCCAGCTGCTGGTAGACGGCGATCTTCTGCGAGACCTGCGAGATGTAGCCGGTAGGAATGAAGGCGTCGATCTTTACGTCGATGACCGCCTCGCGCCGATCCTCGAGCGCCGCAGGCGTGCCGCGCCGTTCCGCGATCGCCTCCGCGAGCATCTCGCAGTACGCATCGAAGCCCACCGAAGCGATGAAGCCGGATTGCGCCGCACCGAGCAAGTTTCCGGCGCCGCGAATCTCGAGATCGCGCATCGCGATCTGCAGCCCGGAACCCAACTGCGCGAACTCCCGGATCGCTTCCAGGCGCGCCTTCGCCTCTTCGGTGAGCGCCTTATGCCCCTGATAGAGCAGATAGCAATAGGCTTGGTGATTCGACCGGCCGACGCGTCCGCGAAGTTGGTAGAGCTGCGCCAGGCCGAACCGATCGGCGTCGTTGACGATCATCGTGTTGACGTTTGGAATATCTATGCCGTTCTCGATGATCGTCGTCGCGACCAACACGTCGACCTCGCCGTCGATGAAGCGCTGCATCACCGGTTCGATCTCGGCCTCGCGCATCTGCCCGTGCCCGACCGCGATGCGGGCGCGCGGTACCAGCTGCTCGAGCGCGTTACGCACCGCGTAGATCGACTCGATGCGATTGTGGAGATAGTAGACCTGACCGCCGCGGTCGAGCTCGGCGGCGATCGCGCGCTGCACGACCGCATCGCTCGCCGGCACGACGAGCGTCTTGATCGACATGCGGTTCTTCGGCGCCGTCTGAATGAGCGAGAGGTCGCGCACGCCCATTAACGACATATGGAGCGTGCGCGGGATCGGGGTCGCCGAGAGCGTCAGCGCGTCGACGCTCGCGCGGTACTCCTTGAGGCGCTCCTTGTGCATGACGCCGAAGCGCTGCTCTTCGTCTACGATGATGAGACCGAGGTCCGCGAATGCCACGTCCTTCTGCAAGAGGCGGTGGGTCCCGATCACGACGTCCACCGTGCCTTGCGCGAGGTCGTGAAGGATGCGTCGCTGTTCGGCCCTCGGAGTGAAGCGCGTCAGCTCTTCGACGCGCACGGGAAACGCGCCGAAGCGCGCGCCGAACGTGCGGTAGTGCTGATCGGCCAAGAGCGTCGTCGGCACGAGCACCGCGACTTGCTTGCGGTCCGCTACGGCCTTGAACGCGGCGCGCATCGCAACCTCGGTCTTGCCGTAACCGACGTCGCCGCAGACCAGCCGATCCATCGGACGCGCCGCCTCCATGTCGCTCTTGGTCGCGTCGATCGCCTTCTGCTGGTCGGGCGTCGTTTCGTACGGGAAGGCCTCTTCCATCTCGGTCTGCCACGTCGTGTCCGGGCCGAAGGCAAAACCGGTTGCGAGCTCGCGTTCTGCGTAGAGCGCGACGAGTTCGTCGGCGATCTTACCGAGCGACTCCGAGACGCGCGTCTTCGTGCGCGCCCAATCCGCGCCGCCCATCTTGGAGAGACGCGGGCTCTGGCCTTCGGCCGCGGAGTATTTCGCGATCTGATGCATCTGCGTGACGGGCACGAGCATCCGATCGCTGCCGGCGTAACGCAGATCGAGGTAATCTTGCGTCGCGCCGAGGATCGTCTCGGCGCGCAGCCCGAGGTACTGCCCGATCCCGTGAACGGCGTGGACGACGTAATCGCCGACGCGCAAATCGGCGAGCGTGACCGGCACGCCCTCTTTGATCGCGCGCATCTTGACGCGCTTGGGCGGCGCGCCGAAGATCTCGCGATCGCCGAGGACGCGCATCCGCGCGCCCGGCACGCGAAAGCCGGCTTCGATCGAACCTTGATCCACGAAGACGCCGCCGCGCTCGCGCGGTCCCACGTCCACGCCGGCGGCGTGGAGCAGATCGAGCGTGCGCGTCTTGGCGGCGCTGACGATGAAGAGACTCTCGCCGGCGGCGCTCCATTCGCGCATCGCGCTCGAGAAGAGCTCGATCTGCCGGCTGAAATGCTCGACCGGAAGGCAGTGGAAGACGTGCGACTCCAGCACGGGCGGCAGCCAATCGCCATCGCCGCTCTCGATGCCGCCAGGAAGAACGAGCGCCGGTTCGCGCGCGATCGCCGCGCCGAGCTCGTGCAGCGAGACGGGAGTCGCGGTACTCTCCGCGAGGGCCTCCTCATCGTCGCGCTCGCCGAGGAGCGTGTGCCGCTCGCGCTCGCGCTCTTCATCGAGCGCGCGCGCGACCGCAGCGATCGTGGCGGGCTCGTCGAGCACGACCGTCGCCCCGGCGCCGAGATAATCGAAGAGCGTTACGCCCGCGCTCCCGTTCGGCCGATCGGACCACGGCGCGACCGCCAGCGATTCGATCGCCCCGCTGCTGCGCTGCGACTCGATCGCGAAAGCGCGCAGAGATTCGATCGTGTCGCCGAAGAACTCGATGCGCACCGGCGTCTCGGCCGTTGCCGCGAAGAGATCGATGATTCCGCCGCGCACCGCGTACTCGCCGACCGCGCTGACGACGTCGCAGCGCTCGTAGCCGAGCGCGAAGAGGCGCTCTTGCAGCCGCTCCCAGCCCGTCTCCTCGCCGGGCCGAAGGACGAAACGCCGCTCTTCGAACGCCGCGCGCGGCGCGAAGCGCTGTCTGACCGCGGCGATCGGCGCGAGAACGATGCGAGAGGTCGCATCGGCGAGATCGGCGAGCAGCGTCACGCGCGCGCTCCGCTCCGACGGACTCTCGATCGCGCCGACGGCTTCGTCGCGCGAGCGCAGCAGCGAGACGGCCTCGGCGCGATCCTCGAGATAGTAGAGCAGATCCGCGAAGGCGCGTTCGGCGGCATCCGGGG is drawn from Candidatus Binatia bacterium and contains these coding sequences:
- a CDS encoding peptidylprolyl isomerase, with amino-acid sequence MSKAQRITVGLAALLAASLAACSGGGAVATVNGQAISRSTFDDRLEASPMGRTVLQQLVQETLIDQYAKSNNITVSDAEIAAREDQIKANFPTGSWDEMLKARGLTEADVRSALREQLILDKALAKDVTVTPAQVKQYFDKNHASFDKPEQVTARHILLPNMAMATMVEADLKSGQSFATLAKKYSADPGSKDKGGELGSFRRGQMTPAFDKVAFSAPVGAISAPVKSPFGYHIIQVESRTPGTKATLASATDQITETLRQQQEAPLIQPFLQGLQQKATIVVNDPQFAGLFATPPPPPAPASAAPAASSAASPAPASTK
- the mfd gene encoding transcription-repair coupling factor → MKDELLGALTQSSRSWESVVGRLRALRRIDGVKPGLCALHETIAAARPAMLAALYRALGGTLLVIVPTPDAAERAFADLLYYLEDRAEAVSLLRSRDEAVGAIESPSERSARVTLLADLADATSRIVLAPIAAVRQRFAPRAAFEERRFVLRPGEETGWERLQERLFALGYERCDVVSAVGEYAVRGGIIDLFAATAETPVRIEFFGDTIESLRAFAIESQRSSGAIESLAVAPWSDRPNGSAGVTLFDYLGAGATVVLDEPATIAAVARALDEERERERHTLLGERDDEEALAESTATPVSLHELGAAIAREPALVLPGGIESGDGDWLPPVLESHVFHCLPVEHFSRQIELFSSAMREWSAAGESLFIVSAAKTRTLDLLHAAGVDVGPRERGGVFVDQGSIEAGFRVPGARMRVLGDREIFGAPPKRVKMRAIKEGVPVTLADLRVGDYVVHAVHGIGQYLGLRAETILGATQDYLDLRYAGSDRMLVPVTQMHQIAKYSAAEGQSPRLSKMGGADWARTKTRVSESLGKIADELVALYAERELATGFAFGPDTTWQTEMEEAFPYETTPDQQKAIDATKSDMEAARPMDRLVCGDVGYGKTEVAMRAAFKAVADRKQVAVLVPTTLLADQHYRTFGARFGAFPVRVEELTRFTPRAEQRRILHDLAQGTVDVVIGTHRLLQKDVAFADLGLIIVDEEQRFGVMHKERLKEYRASVDALTLSATPIPRTLHMSLMGVRDLSLIQTAPKNRMSIKTLVVPASDAVVQRAIAAELDRGGQVYYLHNRIESIYAVRNALEQLVPRARIAVGHGQMREAEIEPVMQRFIDGEVDVLVATTIIENGIDIPNVNTMIVNDADRFGLAQLYQLRGRVGRSNHQAYCYLLYQGHKALTEEAKARLEAIREFAQLGSGLQIAMRDLEIRGAGNLLGAAQSGFIASVGFDAYCEMLAEAIAERRGTPAALEDRREAVIDVKIDAFIPTGYISQVSQKIAVYQQLARARTEEEVEEVAAGVRDRFGVFPEPLANLVELTKLRAIALRKRVTRVVVDERRLTLGVGSGFELDPAAVPKFAALTKNRFRFSEGRILVDLPASGGWMPLLRALLEAI